From a single Sphaeramia orbicularis chromosome 4, fSphaOr1.1, whole genome shotgun sequence genomic region:
- the tmed5 gene encoding transmembrane emp24 domain-containing protein 5, protein MEVVRVFLCVLSVFVALLSERFVVLAAFSQSLDSDFTFSLPAGRKECFYQTMKKDASLEIEYQVLDGAGLDVDFYISSPSGQVLFSDYRKSDGVHTVETEDGDYMFCFDNTFSAVSEKIIFFELILDNMETDEDPDDWKEYVHGTDILDMKLEDIMDTINSVKARLGKSLQVQTVLRAFEARDRNLQESNFDRVNFWSIVNLIVMVCVSGVQVYLVRSLFEDKRKVRT, encoded by the exons ATGGAGGTAGtccgtgtgtttttgtgtgtgctgtCCGTGTTTGTTGCCTTACTCTCGGAGAGGTTTGTGGTGTTGGCTGCCTTCTCTCAGTCTCTAGACAGCGACTTCACATTCAGTCTACCCGCCGGTAGAAAGGAGTGTTTCTACCAGACTATGAAGAAAGATGCCTCGTTGGAGATTGAATATCAG GTATTAGATGGTGCAGGTCTTGACGTAGATTTCTACATCTCTTCTCCCTCTGGTCAAGTTCTTTTCAGTGACTACCGCAAGTCAGATGGAGTGCACAC gGTTGAAACCGAGGATGGAGACTACATGTTCTGCTTTGACAACACGTTCAGTGCCGTCTCTGAAAAGATCATCTTCTTTGAGCTGATCCTGGACAACATGGAAACAGATGAAGACCCAGATGACTGGAAAGAgtatgtccatggaacagacatACTGGACATGAAGCTGGAGGACATCATG GACACCATCAACAGTGTGAAGGCTCGACTAGGCAAAAGTCTGCAAGTCCAAACAGTGCTCCGAGCGTTTGAGGCTCGTGACCGAAACCTTCAGGAGAGTAACTTTGACAGAGTGAACTTTTGGTCCATAGTCAATCTCATTGTTATGGTGTGTGTATCTGGGGTTCAGGTGTACTTGGTCCGCTCCCTGTTCGAGGATAAACGGAAAGTTCGTACATAA